From the Mesotoga prima MesG1.Ag.4.2 genome, the window ATACTCAGGGAAGAGTATATATCTTTACTAAAGAGAGAGAGTGGAATAGAAGGAATCGACGTTGACAACCTGCTCGTTACAGTGGGCTCTCAAAGTGCGCTCGATCTGATTAGCAAGATCTTACTGGATGAAGATAGCATATATTTCGTCTCTAAGCCTGTTTACCTGGGGGCGGCTAGCGCCTTTTCTCTCAGATCAGATCGCCATGTGTACATGTCATTGCGCGAAGACGGTGCAGATATTGATGAAGTTGAACAAAACCTCCAGGAGATAGAGAACAGAGGTGAACTCAACAAGGTTAAGTTTATCTACACCATTTCGAATTTCCACAATCCAGCTGGAGTAACGATGAGTCTTGAAAAGAGAAAGAGACTTGTTGAAATTGCAAATAAGTACGATGTTCTCATAGTTGAGGATGATCCTTACGGTGACTTGCGGTATGAGGGCAAACCAATCGATCCGATCTTCAAGATCGGGGGTCAGGAAAGGGTATTGCTGCTGAAGACATTCAGCAAGATACTGTCACCCGGACTAAGACTTGGCATTGTGGTTGGTAATAAGACTATTGTGAAGAAAATGGTAACTGCAAAGCAGGCTACTGATCTCTGTACTCCTAGTCTCACACAGCGAATAGCTGCGAGATATCTTCAGAGATATGACTTGCTCTCCCAAATAGAACCTACGATAGCCCTTTATAGAGAGAAAAAGGACCTAATGCTTGCTGAGCTGGAAAGAAGCTTTGGGAGTATGGAAGGGTTCCACTGGACCAAACCGGAAGGTGGTCTATTCATATGGTTCACTCTGCCCGAGGGATTCGATACGGCAGAAATGCTTGAAAGAGGAAAGGCAGCAAACATACTCTTTGTCCCGGGAGAGGCCTTCTCGTTGGACAACACATGCAATAATTCGATGCGATTGTCCTTCTGTCTTCCTCCCAGAGAAGATATTATAGAAGGGGTAAGAAGGCTGAAGAAGATCGTTGTGGAGTACGGCAAAGAGAAGAATCTTCTCTAAAGGAGTGGAAAGATGAAGATCCTTGCTATAAACCCCGGCTCAACTTCAACAAAGATAGCTGTTTTCAATGACGAAGAGGAGATTGTTAGAGGTTCGATTCAGCACTTCTCGTCTCGGAATGATCGAAGTCAAGACATTCAAGATAGAGCAGAGGAAATCCTATCCTTCCTAAAAGAAAGCAGTATTTCTTTCGATTTTGACGCCATTGCCTGTAGAGGAGGCATATTGCCACCTATGGAAAGCGGTACATATCTGGTAAACGATAAGATGGTAGATTTTCTCCTTCATCGCTCGGCAATTGATCACCCATCGAATCTTGCGGCTCCCATAGGTTTAAGGCTCTCTGAAGGGAAGATTCCCGTGTTTATAACAGATCCAATCTCCGTCGACGAGTTGTGCGAAGAGGCTCGTTTGTCAGGCCTTCCTCAACTTCCAAGAGTCTCTAGACTTCATGCGCTTAACATGAAAGCTGCCGCGAGACAAATAGCCTTTGATCTTGGGAGAGATGTCCAAAATCTCAATCTGGTAATCGCCCATCTGGGCGGAGGTATCTCTGTTGGCCTGCAGTTGAGAGGGAAGATGGTGGATGTCAACAACGCAACCGATGAGGGACCTTTCAGCCCAAACAGAACTGGGGAGCTTCCAGTAGGTGATGTAGTGGAAAAATGCTTCTCGGGAGAATACTCGGAAAGGGAGCTTCTCAACAGATACTTAAAATTCGGCGGACTTCTCGCCTATCTTGGAACCGACGATCTAAGAAAGGCGCTGGAATTTGCAAAAGAAGATGACGACGCAGCTCTAGTTGTAGACGCAATGGCTTATCAGATTGGGAAAGAGATCGGAGGAATGGTTGCTGTAGCTGGTGGTTCGATCGACGCAATTGTTTTGACCGGTGGGATGGCATACAATACTGAATTCGTCCAAAAGATTAAAGAATACATTGGGAAGTTCGCGCTGGTAGTCATAGAACCTGGCGAAAACGAGCTTCTTTCTCTTGCTCTAGGAGCAAAGAGAGTACTGGAAGGAACTGAAAAGGCAAGAACTTTTGATCCGGAGGTGGCGATGTGATTCCACATCTCTCACAACTCATAGATCAAGCTAAGAATAACCCAAAGACAGTTGCCATTGCAGCAGCTGAGGACTCAATAGTTCTGGCCGCGGCTAAAGAGGCTGCAGAGCATGGCATTGCATCGTTCATTCTATTTGGTCAAAAAAAGAAAATCGAGGAAATAAACAATGAGCTTAGCTTTTCTGAAGGCTTTACAATAGTCCACTGTTCCACAAAAATCGAATCAATTGAAAAGGCAGTAAAGGCCGTTTCCTTAAAAGATGCAGAGATTCTTATGAAGGGCAATGTCAAGACCGGGGAACTTCTAGGCATCTATTTGAAAGATGAGTTTGGTCTCAAAACCGGAAGAACAATGAATCTAGTAACTGTTTTCGAGATAAAGAGATACCACAAGCTGCTACTTGTAACAGATGCAGGTATGGTTATCGCTCCTGATCTCAATCAAAAAGCCGATTCAATAATCAACTCGGTTTCTGTTGCGCGAGCGCTGGAAAACAAAAGACCGAAGGTTGCAGTTCTCGCGGCAATAGAGACTGTCAACCCAAAAATGCCCGCAACTATTGAGGCCGCGATTCTTTCACAGATGGCAAGGAGGGGGCAGCTTGGATCTGTCGATGTTGATGGCCCTTTTGCTCTAGACAACGCTATCTCACGTGAAGCTGCAGAGCACAAGGGGATTTCCAGTTCAGTGGCGGGCGATGCAGATATCTTGATAATGCCCGACATCGAAGCAGGTAATATCTTCTATAAAGCCATGGCATTTCTTTCTGAATGTCAATTAGCAAGCACTATAGTTGGGGGGAAAGCTCCGATAATACTCACTTCGCGTGCAGATTCAGCGGAAACTAAGTTGTACTCGATAGCTCTAAACGTCCTTCTTGCGGGAGTGATATGATGTCGGTTGTCTTGGTTATCAACCCCGGCTCGACTTCAACAAAATTGGCTCTATTCAGAGATTCAGAGATGATCGGTGAGCATACGATCAGACACTCGCCTGACGAACTGAGTAAATTTCCTTCATTATATGAGCAGCGTGAATTCAGAAAGGCCTTAATTGTAAGGTTCTTGGAATCAGTGAAGCACCCGCTCTCGGAAATCGATGCAATCATCGGGAGAGGTGGGATGCTCCGCCCTCTCGAAGGTGGTACATACGCGGTAAACGAAGAAATGATAGAAGACCTTAGATTGGCAAAATACGGTGAACATGCGTCTAATCTTGGAGCAATACTGGCAAACGAGCTTTCACTCGAAAGCGGAAAGGGAATCCCGGCTTACATAGCCGATCCGGTTGTAGTAGATGAAATGGAACCAGTCGCAAAATTTTCGGGACATCCGGACTATACGAGGAGATCGATATTTCACGCTTTGAATCAGAAAGCAGTTGCAAGGGAAGTAGCATCAAGGTATGGAAAGAAATATGAAGAGATGAATTTCGTTGTAGTTCATATGGGCGGGGGGATTTCCATCGGTGCTCACAGAAGGGGAAGGGTGGTCGATGTAAACAACGCTCTAAATGGAGACGGGCCGTTCAGCCCGGAAAGAGCGGGGACTCTCCCTCTCACTGGTTTGATAAAGCTATGTTTCTCTAATGAATATACCAAGGATGAAATCAGAAAATTAATAAAGGGAAAAGGCGGCCTCATGGCTTATACGGGGACCAGTGACTGTCAGAAAGTTCAGCAAGCAATACTAGACGGAGATCGGGAATCTGAACTAGCTTATAAGGCAATGGCATACCAGATTGTTAAGTGGGTAGGAAGAATGGCAGCAGCACTATCCGGCGAAGTGGATGCGATAATAATAACCGGCGGAATAGCTTATGATAGTAGATTTATGGTTCCGTGGTTGACAGAGAAACTGAGCTTTATCGCACCCATAAACGTTGTTCCAGGTGGAAACGAAGAGCTATCTCTTGCCGTCGCGTGTTTGAGAGTACTTGAAGGAAGCGAGAAAGCAAAACAATACAGGGGGAAATCGTGAACTTCACTAAAAAGATCCTTATCTTCATGGGGATGTTTGGAAGCGGAAAGACGGAAATTGCGCTTAACGTATCCAGGCTACTCACAAAAAAGGGAGAACGGGTCGCGCTTGCAGACATTGATACTGTAAGCCCATACTATAGATCTCGCGATATGAGAGACTCGTTTGAACAGCTCGGAATAAAGATCATCGCTCCAAAAGGAAAATTGGCAAACGCGGATTTGCCAATAATTCCTCCGGAGATTTTCGGCTATGTAGAGAACCCAGAGTTCAGGGTTGTCCTTGACGTTGGAGGAAGTG encodes:
- a CDS encoding aminotransferase-like domain-containing protein; amino-acid sequence: MTEKFSKIALRMKSNVIRELLKVTSKPGMISFGGGVPDPDTFPRFEMAEISKEILENEYKLTLQYGSTEGDPILREEYISLLKRESGIEGIDVDNLLVTVGSQSALDLISKILLDEDSIYFVSKPVYLGAASAFSLRSDRHVYMSLREDGADIDEVEQNLQEIENRGELNKVKFIYTISNFHNPAGVTMSLEKRKRLVEIANKYDVLIVEDDPYGDLRYEGKPIDPIFKIGGQERVLLLKTFSKILSPGLRLGIVVGNKTIVKKMVTAKQATDLCTPSLTQRIAARYLQRYDLLSQIEPTIALYREKKDLMLAELERSFGSMEGFHWTKPEGGLFIWFTLPEGFDTAEMLERGKAANILFVPGEAFSLDNTCNNSMRLSFCLPPREDIIEGVRRLKKIVVEYGKEKNLL
- the buk gene encoding butyrate kinase, translating into MKILAINPGSTSTKIAVFNDEEEIVRGSIQHFSSRNDRSQDIQDRAEEILSFLKESSISFDFDAIACRGGILPPMESGTYLVNDKMVDFLLHRSAIDHPSNLAAPIGLRLSEGKIPVFITDPISVDELCEEARLSGLPQLPRVSRLHALNMKAAARQIAFDLGRDVQNLNLVIAHLGGGISVGLQLRGKMVDVNNATDEGPFSPNRTGELPVGDVVEKCFSGEYSERELLNRYLKFGGLLAYLGTDDLRKALEFAKEDDDAALVVDAMAYQIGKEIGGMVAVAGGSIDAIVLTGGMAYNTEFVQKIKEYIGKFALVVIEPGENELLSLALGAKRVLEGTEKARTFDPEVAM
- a CDS encoding bifunctional enoyl-CoA hydratase/phosphate acetyltransferase, whose translation is MIPHLSQLIDQAKNNPKTVAIAAAEDSIVLAAAKEAAEHGIASFILFGQKKKIEEINNELSFSEGFTIVHCSTKIESIEKAVKAVSLKDAEILMKGNVKTGELLGIYLKDEFGLKTGRTMNLVTVFEIKRYHKLLLVTDAGMVIAPDLNQKADSIINSVSVARALENKRPKVAVLAAIETVNPKMPATIEAAILSQMARRGQLGSVDVDGPFALDNAISREAAEHKGISSSVAGDADILIMPDIEAGNIFYKAMAFLSECQLASTIVGGKAPIILTSRADSAETKLYSIALNVLLAGVI
- the buk gene encoding butyrate kinase codes for the protein MSVVLVINPGSTSTKLALFRDSEMIGEHTIRHSPDELSKFPSLYEQREFRKALIVRFLESVKHPLSEIDAIIGRGGMLRPLEGGTYAVNEEMIEDLRLAKYGEHASNLGAILANELSLESGKGIPAYIADPVVVDEMEPVAKFSGHPDYTRRSIFHALNQKAVAREVASRYGKKYEEMNFVVVHMGGGISIGAHRRGRVVDVNNALNGDGPFSPERAGTLPLTGLIKLCFSNEYTKDEIRKLIKGKGGLMAYTGTSDCQKVQQAILDGDRESELAYKAMAYQIVKWVGRMAAALSGEVDAIIITGGIAYDSRFMVPWLTEKLSFIAPINVVPGGNEELSLAVACLRVLEGSEKAKQYRGKS